A genomic segment from Rhodospirillum centenum SW encodes:
- a CDS encoding ribbon-helix-helix domain-containing protein, producing MAAKRRPSAHPDALAPDAMRSICKNVTVAGRRTSVRMEPIMWQCLEEICRREGRTVHEIVTLIDRLRGDGGLTAALRIFLVGYLQQAASRSAGLLSAAGAAAGPRPAPHPILGMSEEAAGYNPGARRYSPAFEDAIRIFDTLDD from the coding sequence ATGGCAGCAAAGCGGCGCCCTTCGGCCCATCCTGACGCCCTCGCCCCCGACGCCATGCGGTCGATCTGCAAGAACGTCACGGTCGCCGGCCGCCGCACGAGCGTGCGGATGGAGCCGATCATGTGGCAGTGCCTTGAGGAAATCTGCCGGCGGGAGGGGCGGACGGTCCATGAGATCGTCACCCTGATCGACCGTCTGCGCGGTGACGGCGGCCTCACGGCGGCGTTGCGCATCTTCCTGGTCGGCTACCTGCAACAGGCGGCCAGCCGCTCGGCCGGGCTGCTGTCCGCGGCCGGGGCTGCTGCCGGGCCGCGGCCGGCGCCGCACCCGATCCTGGGGATGTCCGAAGAAGCGGCCGGATACAATCCCGGTGCCCGCCGCTACAGCCCCGCCTTCGAGGATGCGATCCGCATCTTCGACACGCTGGACGACTGA
- the upp gene encoding uracil phosphoribosyltransferase, translating to MRTHPDFPNLFILDHPLIQHKLSHMRDRQRSTMGFRQLLKEIALLMGYEITRDLPLTTEAIETPLCTMDAPVIEGKKLAIVPILRAGLIMAEGLLELVPAAREGHIGLYRDHDTKMPVEYLVKLPDPAGRRFILVDPMLATGNSAVHAVDVLNRNGVLDAQIRFMALVAAPEGVRTFHAAHPTVPVFTAGLDSHLNPNAYIVPGLGDAGDRLFGTK from the coding sequence ATGCGAACCCATCCCGATTTTCCGAACCTCTTCATCCTCGACCACCCGCTGATCCAGCACAAGCTCTCCCACATGCGGGACCGGCAGCGCTCGACCATGGGCTTCCGCCAGCTCCTGAAGGAGATCGCGCTGCTCATGGGCTACGAGATCACGCGCGACCTGCCGCTCACCACCGAAGCGATCGAGACGCCGCTCTGCACGATGGATGCGCCGGTCATCGAGGGCAAGAAGCTGGCGATCGTGCCGATCCTGCGGGCCGGCCTGATCATGGCGGAAGGCCTGCTGGAGCTGGTGCCGGCAGCGCGCGAGGGGCATATCGGCCTCTACCGCGACCACGACACCAAGATGCCGGTGGAATATCTGGTGAAGCTGCCCGATCCGGCGGGCCGCCGCTTCATCCTGGTCGATCCCATGCTCGCCACCGGCAATTCGGCCGTGCATGCGGTGGACGTGCTGAACCGGAACGGCGTGCTGGACGCGCAGATCCGGTTCATGGCGCTCGTCGCCGCGCCCGAGGGGGTGCGCACCTTCCATGCCGCGCATCCCACGGTGCCGGTCTTCACCGCGGGGCTGGACAGCCACCTGAACCCCAACGCCTACATCGTCCCCGGCCTGGGCGATGCCGGCGACCGGCTGTTCGGCACGAAGTAG
- a CDS encoding alpha/beta fold hydrolase, whose protein sequence is MKRVLLGFLAFVLLIVAATAVWLYTPDLPREEVEALYLRDPGDYREIAGQRLHVRVEGEGPAVVLIHGFGSSLLTWDAWARDLATDHRVVRFDLPGHGLSGPAPDDDYGIDRSVALIGALLDALGLERATLVGNSLGGLAAWRFAAARPDRVEKLVLIAAGGFVPPGAAYGQRIEVPPAFRAMRSVLPESMVRASLASMYGDPARLDPETVRRYWTMMRAPGVRDALVRRLEDFTTEDPVPLLARIPAPTLVMWGARDVMVPATDAARFAGALPDARVVIWPDLGHVPMEEAPERTLADLRAFLAGVPVGTAPAAVPAP, encoded by the coding sequence ATGAAGCGCGTCCTGCTCGGATTTCTGGCCTTCGTCCTGCTGATCGTCGCGGCCACGGCGGTCTGGCTCTACACCCCCGACCTGCCGCGGGAGGAGGTGGAGGCGCTCTATCTCCGCGACCCGGGCGACTACCGCGAGATCGCCGGCCAGCGGCTGCATGTCCGGGTGGAGGGCGAGGGTCCGGCCGTCGTGCTGATCCACGGCTTCGGCTCCAGCCTGCTGACATGGGACGCCTGGGCCCGGGATCTGGCGACGGACCACCGGGTGGTCCGCTTCGACCTGCCCGGCCACGGCCTCTCCGGCCCCGCCCCGGACGACGATTACGGCATCGACCGCAGCGTCGCGCTGATCGGCGCCCTGCTGGACGCGCTGGGGCTGGAGCGCGCCACCCTGGTGGGCAACTCCCTGGGCGGGCTGGCCGCCTGGCGTTTCGCCGCTGCCCGTCCGGACCGGGTGGAGAAGCTGGTGCTGATCGCCGCCGGCGGTTTCGTGCCGCCCGGGGCCGCCTACGGCCAGCGGATCGAGGTGCCGCCCGCGTTCCGGGCGATGCGCTCTGTCCTGCCGGAATCCATGGTGCGCGCCAGCCTCGCCAGCATGTACGGCGATCCCGCCCGGCTGGACCCGGAGACGGTGCGCCGCTACTGGACCATGATGCGGGCGCCGGGCGTGCGCGACGCCCTGGTCCGGCGGCTGGAGGATTTCACGACCGAGGACCCGGTGCCGCTGCTGGCCCGCATCCCGGCGCCGACCCTGGTGATGTGGGGCGCCCGCGATGTCATGGTCCCGGCGACCGACGCCGCCCGCTTCGCCGGCGCGCTGCCGGACGCGCGGGTGGTGATCTGGCCGGATCTGGGCCATGTCCCGATGGAAGAGGCGCCGGAGCGGACCCTGGCGGACCTGCGCGCGTTCCTGGCAGGGGTGCCGGTGGGAACCGCCCCCGCCGCGGTGCCCGCACCCTGA